TTTAATGAAGATGGTATGGCAGGTAGGTGACATAGAGGCCGGGATTGTGCACGGTTCTCAGAAGCGGTGAGCCTGATGCGCAGAAGCAGTGGTCATCCCATTACCGCGCATTTCCTGCCAACTTCGTCGCTATGGTTCATACTCATGAGCGCTGATTGTGTTACGAACGGATAACCGTGATGACAACGGTTACTGAGTTTGTCACTTAACTGACAGCCTGAGGTTGTCAGCTGACTGTAAGGGAAAATAATGCCATTGTTATTCGGTGAGTTATCTGGCTTCCCCTCATGGGTGCCTGTTGTATTACTCGTCTCGCTTTCATTTGTTGTGGGTTTCCTGGCCCGCCTTATCCTGCTCCGGTTCATCCGCTACTGGCAGATTCGTGACAGAAAGCTGTTCAAATCCCTGGAAAAGCACCTTAGCGGTTCCATGTTCTTTTTTATCCCGCTATTAATGATCAATGTCGGGATTAATTACATCGATTTCCATCCTGAATCACTTGATCTGATCACCAATATCATCAACGTCTTTATTATCATGTCATTCTGCTCGGTCTTAATACGGCTGACCCACGTGGCGCAGGATATGCTGTATATCCGCTATGACATTAATATTTCCAATAACCTTCGTGCGCGTAAAATTCGCACGCAGATTATCTATGTCAAAAAAGTCGTTATCGTCATCCTGGTGCTGTTCTGTGTTTCGCTGATTCTGCTGAGCTTTCCCGGCGTCCGTAAATTCGGTACCACTATTCTGGCCGGTGCGGGTGTGGCCGGTATCATTATTGGCTTTGCCTTACAGAAGTCGCTGGTTAACCTGTTCGCCGGTATTCAGATCGCCTTTACCCAGCCCATCAAGATTGATGATGCGGTAGTGGTGGAAAAAGAGTGGGGCTGGATTGAAGAGATTAACCTGACCTATGTGGTAGTTCGCATCTGGGATCTGCGCCGTCTGGTGCTGCCGATCACCTACTTCACTGAGAATCCGTTTCAGAACTGGACGCGCAACAATGCCCAGATTTTAGGCTCGGTGTTTCTCTATGTGGATTACTCGATGCCGCTGGAGCCGCTGCGCAAACATTTTGAAAAAGTGCTGAGTGAAACCAAGCTCTGGGATCAGGAAACCTCTGTGCTTCAGGTGACTGACACCACCGAAAAAACCATGACCATCAGGATGCTGATGACTGCCCAGAACTCCCCAATCGCCTTTGATTTACGCTGTTATGTGCGTGAGAAGATGATTGAATTTATTCAGCAGAATTACCCGGAAAGCCTGCCACAGGTGAGGGCGTCGCTGACGGATAGCGGGTCGGAGAAGGTTGGGAGAGGGGTGATGGAGTAGGGCGTTTTAGGTATTGGGAGCGGCAGTTTGATGAGATGTGTGAGCATCCTGATGGCTGTTGCTCCCTTCTTTATTAATAGGATGTGGGCGCTGGTGGATGTGTTCGCTTTGTGCCAAAAGCGGACGTTTGCCACATGGTTCAAGCCCATTGAGTGGGAGAAACTCTTGCACATATGAGCTGAATACTAGATGTTACAAACGTCCTTGTTGTGATGTTCTCAGATGAGGGTATCAGTGTTTTAGATACTAAAAACCTGCCCTTTGACCATCATTAACTATTTAAATGTAATAAAGAAGCGGTGTGCTCCCTAAAGCTGGAAATTATTTCATTAACTTCCTTTTTCGCTAGAGTTATATCTTCTATAACAGGATGCTCTATGTCTTGCCAATTGCGTCTCTCACCACAATCAACTAATTCAGACACTTTACCACCTAATACTCTAACAAAGTCTTTATTCGAGACGGCAAAAAAACATGCTCCAGACTCTAAAATTATTGTGGGTGAAGCTTTGAACTTGCCAATTCCCTCAGGATATTCATCTTCTGGCGTGGGTTGTGGATAAGCCATTTCATACAGGTATTTAAAAGCTTTATCCGTAGGTGCGTTAAATATTTCGTCATCGATTGGCATAGCTACAAGCGCATTTTCATGATCAACAACATCATCATAATCAACGAATAAGGTCGACGTGCGGATGTCATTAGGATACATATTGCCGTTTAAAAAGAAATAAAAGAAACCATTCTTTATAGACTCGCCCCACTGGGGAACATGTTCAATCCAGATTGCAAAGCGATAGGGATCACCGAAAATCATAATATTCCTCTTTCGAATCGCTTAACGATTCCGAGAATTTGTGCTCGGAGCACATCAATACGCCCCCTGATTCTTAGTATTTTTATATAGTAATCACTCATTCCAAACATTCTCCGCATCAATATCGGGATAGCCTCGGCTTTTGATCATGTCTCTGGCAAACTCTGCAGGTAATTCAATAGCAGTAGCATTATCTCGTATTGACTTAACATCCTCTCGGGTCAATTCTCGTCCGGAGTCCATCTCTCTATCTTCAAGCAGTTCAGCAAGAGCAGGAATAAACATAATAGCCATGGTTTGCCAGAATTCATAAATGATTTAATTTTTAATTTTTGCATAGATAACATGTCAAAGCATACCCTCAGAGCCACTACACAATTGAAAAAATTCATATTTAAGTCTGTTCGTAAGGTGAAAGTATCCGCTTCTCGCTCATAGCGGACCTTAGCCTGCCGCAATTCATTTTTCTGCCAGAAGCGGACGCTGAAGCCGTAATACCATCTTTGCATGATGCAACAGATGACGGTATGTTCATATTTTTCGTAAGATAAACAAAATCTGATAGGGAATTCATCAACCAGCAAGGATAATTGCCCATGCCAACCCCCACACTTACAACAGATCGGTTGCTTTTAAAACCACTAGTCGCCGAAGATGCTAAGCAGATCCAGACGCTTTATCCCCGCTGGGAAATAGTCCGCTATATGGTGGCATCGGTCCCCTGGCCTTATCCAGAGAATTACGTTAATAACGTTGCTCTGCCTGACATGGCGAAAGGAATTGCATGGTTCTGGACTATCAGAAATCGTGAGATACCAGATAAAGTCATGGGCTTGATCTGTCTTTACGATGAAGAAGATAACAATCGTGGATTCTGGCTCGCACCGGAATATCAGGGTCAGGGCTATATGCGTGAAGCTAGTATTGCGGCTACAGATTACTGGTTCAACGTGTTGAATAAGCCGGTGTTACGCGCACCTAAAGCAGCCCTTAACAGCCGCTCTCAGCGTATTTCGGTCACTAGCGGAATGCAGCTTATTAAAACTGTTAAGAAGGATTATGTCAGCGGCCTTCTGGATTCTGATCTTTGGGAAATCACCCGCGATGAGTGGAATGCTCGAAAATTTCAATGATATCAGGAATATCACGTCCGCTTCTCGCTTATAGAGGACCAAACCCTTTTTCGACCCAGATTTGCACTTCAACACTCTCCGAAACCCCGCTGATATCGTCACTCTGACCTGACCGAATTGAGTGATGTGGTCGCTTTAAATTCCTGCAGGCAGAGCCAATACTCAGCATAAGGTTCATACCATCCATTACAGCCAATGGCATGGTCTGACGGCCGCCCATCACTAACCCCCAACCCTAACGATCTCCTCTACGCACTCAACAGGCGATAACCGCGCCGTATCCAGCTTCAAATGTTCTCTTTTCCATGGCTCATAAACACGATCCACAACGGCCTGCCAGTCAGGTACTTTCAAGCCTGGAATATCAGAGATTCTTTTCTCTACACGCGCACGATGCTGTTCAGGATTCGAACAGAGGATTTCTATTTCCAGAAAGGGAACACCTGAAGATATCGCGATATCCCGAAAACTATCACGCACCAGATTAAGGTCATTCACCGAGTCAGTGACAACCGGTAATCCCAGTTTCAGGTTGTCCCGTGCAAGCGCATACAGGATGAAATAGCCTTCCGGGCCAATGTGCCTTGAAGCTGCTGAACCATTACGCAATGCCTGTTCGATCGTATCGACGCGTAAATACACCGCTTTTAATTTTTCAGATAATAGTTTAGCGATCGTGCTTTTTCCGCAACCCGGAAGGCCACTAAAAATGTAGAGCATAACGACTCCTGTTTTAACCTGCGCTCCAGTGGTAAAGCAGGCAATTTTAGAAATCAGGCTGTGCGAAATCATCCCAACGGATTATGAATGAATGCCACCGTTTTCCCGCAGCGAACGTTGATGATTCTGCAGAGCTATTCTTCTGGCAAGGCTTTAAGGTCTGCTGAGATAATTGCCGGAAGGTGTTGGGTAATCTTTTCTACGGGCCAGTCCCACCAGGCCAGCTTCTCCAGTGTCGAAATGGTTTCATCGCTAAAACGCTGTTTGATAACTCTTGCGGGATTGCCACCCACAACCGAATAAGCCGGGACATCCGACGTGACGACAGAGCGTGACGAGATGATCGCGCCGTTGCCGATGTTAACGCCTGGCATAATCAGCGCCTGATAACCCATCCAGACGTCATTCCCAATCACCGTATCGCCTTTATAGGGCAGATCGCCGGGCTGAGGCTGACCGGCTTCCCATCCGTTTCCGAAGATGTAAAACGGATAAGTGGAGAAGCCGGCCATGCTGTGGTTAGCCCCATTCATGATGAACTGAACGCCTTTTGCGATAGCGCAGAATTTGCCGATGATGAGTTTGTCGCCAATAAACGGGAAGTGATAAAGGACATTGCGCTCGAAGTTTTCTGCGTCTTCAGGGTCATCATAATAAGTAAAATCACCGATGATGATGTTGGGGTTCTTCACCGTGTTTTTGATAAAACAAACCTGAGGGAAACCTTCCATTGGATGGGGATTGGCCGGATCCGGTCCGTACATTTTCTTTCCTTAACGCTTAATGAGTTCGTGCCAGTGTACACCATGAAGGCCGTCGTCCCTTGCGCCTAAGCCCGACCTTAGTCACCCGCTCATCGCGTAACTGTCCCGGCTGTATCATCCGCTTCGATTTCCTGTTTCAGACGTGAGTCCGGCAAAGAGTCAGCCGATATACAACCGTTTCTCAATTCTCTATGTGTGCAAAGAAATCTAAATCCTATAAATTAAATTCTTCTGCATTCTGATAAAGAGTTTTACATGCTGACAGGACTCAATCACATCACCCTCGCAGTAAGCAACCTGGCCAGTAGCCTGAGCTTTTATACTGGCACTCTTGGATTCATCCCCAAAGCTGCATGGGATCATGGCGCTTATCTCTCGCTGGGCGAACTCTGGCTCTGTCTCTCTGTGGATACCGTCTCTGCTGGAAATGATTACACCCACTATGCATTCACTATTGCTGGTGACGAATTCGAGGTGTTCGTTGAGCGATTGAGAGCGGCGGGTGTGACAGAGTGGAAGCGCAATAAAAGCGAGGGGAAATCTTTCTACTTTCTAGACCCCGATGGCCACAAGCTGGAGATCCATGATGGCGATCTTGAAAGTCGTATCAGAGCTTGCCTGACTCAGCCCTATCAGGGAATGACATTCTTCTGATGGACTGGCTCTTCGCCGGGCAGCGAAAATGACGCGCAAGCAGGCGCCATAACTTCCTGTGTGGCGGCTTCCTGCCTCATCAATCACACTTATAAACACCTGCACTCTCCAGCCCCCACATTCACCCCACCTTCACCCCCGCGTCACGGTTCTGTCATCTGCGTCCCTCAGGCTAACACCATCCCGCAGCGTCTTATCACTGCGTTCACACTCTGTAACCCGTGAGGATTTCATCGTGATGGAGTTATCCAGACATCCGACCACTGTTTATCAGGCTGTTGCCGCGCAACTGGAGCAGGCGCTGAAAGAGCGCTACCGCTGCGGCGACTATCTTCCTTCCGAACAACAGCTGGCCGATCACTATGAGGTGAACCGCCACACGTTGCGTCGCGCTGTCGATGAGCTGGTGCACAAAGGCCTGCTGCAGCGCCGTCATGGCGTCGGCATCCTGGTGCTGATGCGCCCGTATGACTATCCGCTGCATGCCCAGGCGCGCTTCAGCCAGAACCTGATGGAGCAGGGGAGTCACCCGACCAGCGAACGGCTGCTGGCAGTGCTGCGTCCGGCCAGCAACGACGTCGCCAGTGCGCTGGGCATAAACGAGGGCGACAACGTCATTCATCTGCGCACTCTGCGCCGCGCCAACGGCTTGCCGCTCTGCCTGATCAACCATTTCCTCGCCGACCTCAGCTGGTGGCCGCAGCTTCAGCAATTTAACAGCGGATCGCTGCACGACTTCTTAGTGGAGCACACCGGCAAACAGCTGGTGCGCACCCAGACGCGTATCAGCACCCGCCGTGCGCAGGCGAAGGAGTGCCGGCAGCTGGACATCGCGCTGCATGCGCCGCTGCTCTGCGTGCGGACGCTGAACAAAACCAGTGATGGCGCAGTGGCGGAATACTCCGTCAGCCTGACACGCGGCGACATGATCGAACTGACTCTGGAGCACTAATGGAACAGCAAACGGATCGCCAGCGCTGGCTGTCGGTGCTGGCGCACAGCAGCGCCGCCTTGCTTGAACAGCACTGGCAGGCGCTTAACCTCCAGCCCGAGTTCACCCTGATCCGTCCGGCAGAGATCGGGCTGACGCGGTTACAGGCGCGGATGGGGGCCACCGGCAAACGCTTTGTGATGGGTGATGCCACGGTGACACGCGCGGTGGTGCAGTTGGGCGACGGCACCCTGGGTTACAGCTATCTGCTGGGGCGCGACAAAGCCCATGCCGAACGCTGCGCCCTGCTGGATGCGCTGTTGCAGCAGCCGGAAACCCGGCCACTGCTGGAAGAGAAGATTATTACCCCGCTGGCGGCGTGGCGCGATGAGCAGCGACAGCTGCGCGCCCGTGAAA
This genomic window from Pantoea sp. Lij88 contains:
- a CDS encoding mechanosensitive ion channel domain-containing protein, producing the protein MPLLFGELSGFPSWVPVVLLVSLSFVVGFLARLILLRFIRYWQIRDRKLFKSLEKHLSGSMFFFIPLLMINVGINYIDFHPESLDLITNIINVFIIMSFCSVLIRLTHVAQDMLYIRYDINISNNLRARKIRTQIIYVKKVVIVILVLFCVSLILLSFPGVRKFGTTILAGAGVAGIIIGFALQKSLVNLFAGIQIAFTQPIKIDDAVVVEKEWGWIEEINLTYVVVRIWDLRRLVLPITYFTENPFQNWTRNNAQILGSVFLYVDYSMPLEPLRKHFEKVLSETKLWDQETSVLQVTDTTEKTMTIRMLMTAQNSPIAFDLRCYVREKMIEFIQQNYPESLPQVRASLTDSGSEKVGRGVME
- a CDS encoding immunity 42 family protein, whose amino-acid sequence is MIFGDPYRFAIWIEHVPQWGESIKNGFFYFFLNGNMYPNDIRTSTLFVDYDDVVDHENALVAMPIDDEIFNAPTDKAFKYLYEMAYPQPTPEDEYPEGIGKFKASPTIILESGACFFAVSNKDFVRVLGGKVSELVDCGERRNWQDIEHPVIEDITLAKKEVNEIISSFREHTASLLHLNS
- a CDS encoding GNAT family N-acetyltransferase; protein product: MPTPTLTTDRLLLKPLVAEDAKQIQTLYPRWEIVRYMVASVPWPYPENYVNNVALPDMAKGIAWFWTIRNREIPDKVMGLICLYDEEDNNRGFWLAPEYQGQGYMREASIAATDYWFNVLNKPVLRAPKAALNSRSQRISVTSGMQLIKTVKKDYVSGLLDSDLWEITRDEWNARKFQ
- a CDS encoding AAA family ATPase: MLYIFSGLPGCGKSTIAKLLSEKLKAVYLRVDTIEQALRNGSAASRHIGPEGYFILYALARDNLKLGLPVVTDSVNDLNLVRDSFRDIAISSGVPFLEIEILCSNPEQHRARVEKRISDIPGLKVPDWQAVVDRVYEPWKREHLKLDTARLSPVECVEEIVRVGG
- a CDS encoding Vat family streptogramin A O-acetyltransferase, coding for MYGPDPANPHPMEGFPQVCFIKNTVKNPNIIIGDFTYYDDPEDAENFERNVLYHFPFIGDKLIIGKFCAIAKGVQFIMNGANHSMAGFSTYPFYIFGNGWEAGQPQPGDLPYKGDTVIGNDVWMGYQALIMPGVNIGNGAIISSRSVVTSDVPAYSVVGGNPARVIKQRFSDETISTLEKLAWWDWPVEKITQHLPAIISADLKALPEE
- the fos gene encoding fosfomycin resistance glutathione transferase, which gives rise to MLTGLNHITLAVSNLASSLSFYTGTLGFIPKAAWDHGAYLSLGELWLCLSVDTVSAGNDYTHYAFTIAGDEFEVFVERLRAAGVTEWKRNKSEGKSFYFLDPDGHKLEIHDGDLESRIRACLTQPYQGMTFF
- the phnF gene encoding phosphonate metabolism transcriptional regulator PhnF; this translates as MELSRHPTTVYQAVAAQLEQALKERYRCGDYLPSEQQLADHYEVNRHTLRRAVDELVHKGLLQRRHGVGILVLMRPYDYPLHAQARFSQNLMEQGSHPTSERLLAVLRPASNDVASALGINEGDNVIHLRTLRRANGLPLCLINHFLADLSWWPQLQQFNSGSLHDFLVEHTGKQLVRTQTRISTRRAQAKECRQLDIALHAPLLCVRTLNKTSDGAVAEYSVSLTRGDMIELTLEH
- the phnG gene encoding phosphonate C-P lyase system protein PhnG, with translation MEQQTDRQRWLSVLAHSSAALLEQHWQALNLQPEFTLIRPAEIGLTRLQARMGATGKRFVMGDATVTRAVVQLGDGTLGYSYLLGRDKAHAERCALLDALLQQPETRPLLEEKIITPLAAWRDEQRQLRAREIASSKVDFFTLVRGDN